The following proteins come from a genomic window of Galactobacillus timonensis:
- a CDS encoding PTS sugar transporter subunit IIA has translation MTSHIKAGKYEEREMGMIRIVLASHGKLADGMKDSVGIIAGSTERIQTLCAYTEGASSVDVLIDRLFSSADPGDTYVVITDVLGGSVNTEFAKKQRQYGYSLVFGMNLALVLEILQINDAEDIQARLSEIVENNKNFIGCFVQSAEEETEDF, from the coding sequence ATGACTAGTCATATAAAAGCCGGCAAATATGAGGAAAGAGAGATGGGAATGATCAGGATAGTACTTGCGTCTCACGGGAAACTTGCAGACGGTATGAAGGACTCGGTTGGAATTATTGCGGGAAGCACAGAACGGATACAGACGCTCTGCGCATATACAGAAGGGGCATCTTCTGTAGATGTACTGATTGACAGACTTTTCTCCTCCGCAGATCCAGGGGATACGTACGTAGTGATTACAGATGTTCTTGGAGGCTCAGTAAATACCGAATTTGCAAAGAAACAGAGACAGTATGGGTATAGTCTTGTATTCGGCATGAATCTGGCATTGGTTCTGGAAATTCTGCAGATTAACGATGCTGAAGATATCCAGGCCCGACTTTCAGAAATAGTCGAAAACAATAAAAATTTCATCGGCTGCTTTGTACAGTCAGCTGAGGAAGAAACAGAGGACTTTTGA
- a CDS encoding PTS sugar transporter subunit IIB codes for MILMMRVDYRLLHGQIVYSWVRHLNADCILIANDAIVNDSVNKMAMRAAKPEGTKLVIKDIQNSITAINSGVTDKYRLFVIVGCVADAYKLAKACPAIKKINLGNVIGQPDYRQINKTFSVSGEEEGMLNELLDAGDEIFAQSVPSMKQTDYTK; via the coding sequence ATGATTCTAATGATGAGAGTGGATTACCGCCTTCTTCACGGGCAGATCGTATATAGCTGGGTAAGACATCTGAATGCTGACTGCATATTGATTGCGAATGATGCGATCGTCAACGACAGTGTCAATAAAATGGCTATGCGGGCTGCCAAACCGGAAGGAACCAAACTGGTAATTAAGGACATTCAGAATTCAATTACAGCAATTAACAGCGGAGTTACAGATAAGTACCGATTATTTGTGATCGTAGGGTGCGTTGCCGATGCATATAAACTTGCAAAGGCATGCCCTGCAATTAAAAAAATCAATCTGGGCAATGTTATCGGACAGCCTGATTACCGTCAGATCAACAAGACATTCAGTGTTTCAGGTGAAGAAGAAGGAATGCTGAATGAACTTCTTGACGCAGGGGATGAGATCTTTGCCCAAAGCGTACCATCG